In Eretmochelys imbricata isolate rEreImb1 chromosome 14, rEreImb1.hap1, whole genome shotgun sequence, a genomic segment contains:
- the ENPP7 gene encoding ectonucleotide pyrophosphatase/phosphodiesterase family member 7: MVSLMESQGQALEGVRNKADNQNGAASFTMKGNGQNFHEMPVDIAAVFSDPPKAPGGANARTRGRYRHGSFTQTDATPLPQAPGSLIHLPALSIGLTWSDGLSPLALGPVHLKILISVCSSSFFCHTLLSPGACAPLQDRGNRNKLLLVSFDGFRWNYDQDVETPNLDAMARDGVKARYMTPAFITLTSPCHFTLVTGRYTENHGVIHNMWYNTSTGQKLPFHSTQGVSKWWDNGSLPIWITAQRQGLKTGSLFFPGGRATYQGEQVNVKKVESLFHNYSNETEWMQNIDTVMNWFVEDNLDLVTLYFGEPDSTGHRYGPESQERKNMVRQVDRAVGYLRKCIKDNGLESTLNLIITSDHGMDTVIKKNEIYLRTVQNFSFQDIRFELLDYGPNGLLVPKEGKLDQVYQVLKNAHPKLHVYKKEEFPKRFHYANNTRITPLMMYSDPGYVIHGRLKVQFNKGEHGFDNEDMNMKTIFRAVGPAFKKGLEVEPFESVNIYALLCNLLGITPEPHDGSLSIMQPMLSEDVDQVAQQFLGSGALSTCPKKLQLVVGIAMVLGLWLGIY, translated from the exons GAAATGGGCAGAACTTCCATGAGATGCCGGTGGACATTGCAGCCGTGTTTTCTGACCCACCCAAGGCACCTGGTGGAGCTAATGCCAGAACACGAGGACGATACAGACATGGAAGTTTCACACAGACTGATGCTACGC ctctgccccaggctcctggctccctcATCCActtgcctgccctgtcaatcgggCTGACCTGGAGCGatggcctctccccattggccctgggaCCTGTCCATCTCAAGATCCTGATTTCTGTGtgctcttcctctttcttttg CCACACTTTACTGTCCCCAG GAGCCTGTGCCCCTCTGCAGGACAGAGGAAACCGCAACAAACTCCTGCTGGTCTCCTTCGATGGCTTTCGCTGGAACTACGACCAGGATGTGGAGACACCCAATCTGGATGCCATGGCAAGAGATGGGGTGAAGGCACGTTACATGACTCCTGCCTTCATCACCTTGACCAGCCCATGCCACTTCACCCTGGTGACTG ggaggTACACAGAGAATCACGGCGTGATTCACAACATGTGGTACAACACCAGCACCGGCCAGAAGTTACCCTTTCACAGTACACAGGGGGTCTCCAAGTGGTGGGACAACGGCAGCCTGCCCATCTGGATCACAGCACAGAGACAG GGCTTAAAGACGGGCTCCCTCTTCTTCCCTGGGGGGAGAGCAACCTACCAAGGTGAGCAGGTGAATGTGAAGAAAGTGGAGTCCCTTTTCCACAATTACAGCAATGAAACTGAGTGGATGCAGAACATTGACACTGTCATGAACTGGTTCGTAGAAGACAATCTAGACTTAGTCACTCTCTACTTTGGGGAGCCAGACTCCACGGGACACAGGTATGGCCCTGAATCCCAAGAGAGGAAAAACATGGTCAGGCAGGTGGATCGAGCTGTCGGCTACCTAAGGAAATGCATCAAGGATAATGGCTTGGAGTCGACACTCAATCTGATCATCACATCTGACCACGGGATGGACACGGTCATAAAGAAGAATGAAATTTACCTCCGCACAGTGCAGAACTTCTCCTTCCAGGACATCCGGTTTGAACTCTTGGATTACGGACCAAATGGGCTACTGGTGCCAAAAGAAGGTAAACTAGACCAGGTGTACCAGGTCCTGAAAAACGCCCACCCGAAGCTCCATGTCTACAAAAAGGAAGAGTTCCCCAAGAGATTCCACTATGCAAACAACACCAGGATCACTCCCCTGATGATGTACAGTGACCCAGGATATGTGATCCATGGG AGACTCAAGGTCCAGTTTAACAAGGGGGAGCATGGCTTTGACAATGAAGATATGAACATGAAAACCATCTTCCGGGCTGTGGGACCAGCCTTCAAGAAGGGGTTGGAGGTGGAGCCATTTGAGAGCGTGAATATCTATGCCCTCCTCTGCAACCTGCTGGGGATCACACCTGAGCCACATGACGGGTCCCTGAGCATCATGCAGCCCATGCTGTCTG aggatgttgatcaggtggctCAGCAGTTTCTAGGATCTGGTGCTCTCTCCACTTGCCCCAAGAAGCTGCAGCTGGTGGTGGGAATTGCCATGGTGCTGGGACTCTGGCTCGGGATATACTAA